A window of the Lactuca sativa cultivar Salinas chromosome 7, Lsat_Salinas_v11, whole genome shotgun sequence genome harbors these coding sequences:
- the LOC111911497 gene encoding probable pectin methylesterase CGR2, translated as MRRPSSGLSRRDGASIPFMGSLHPKSRPSPFLSIGLVLLGAFLIIGYLYSGSGGNNAAFNRLEGGGSCTSEIFQALPYLKKAYGESMHKILHVGPDTCAVVWNLLKEGDDKETEAWGVEPYDLDDSDANCKSLIRKGIVRVADIKFSLPYRSKSFSLVIVSDALDYLSPKYLNKTLPELARVSSDGFIIFSGYPGQRSLKVAELSKFGRPAKLRTASWWIRFFVQSRIEENEEAIKKFELAAAEKHYQSSCQIFHLKSFI; from the exons ATGAGAAGACCATCATCAGGTTTATCTAGAAGAGATGGAGCTAGCATTCCATTTATGGGATCTTTACACCCAAAATCACGCCCATCACCTTTCCTTTCCATTGGGCTTGTACTACTG GGGGCTTTTCTGATAATCGGGTATCTTTACAGTGGTTCAG GTGGAAACAATGCTGCTTTTAATAGACTTGAAG GTGGTGGATCATGCACATCTGAAATCTTTCAAGCATTGCCATATCTGAAAAAAGCATATGGAGAGAGCATGCATAAAATCCTCCATGTGGGACCCGACACGTGTGCAGTGGTGTGGAATTTGTTAAAAGAAGGGGATGATAAAGAAACAGAAGCATGGGGTGTGGAGCCATATGATTTGGATGATAGTGATGCCAATTGCAAGAGTCTTATAAGAAAAGGAATTGTTCGCGTAGCTGATATCAAGTTTTCTCTTCCTTATAGATCAAAATCTTTTTCTCTTGTTATTGTGTCAGATGCATTGGATTATTTGTCCCCAAAGTACCTCAATAAGACACTTCCGGAATTGGCTCGGGTGTCTTCAGATGGATTTATTATTTTCTCAG GTTATCCTGGGCAACGGAGTTTGAAAGTTGCTGAGCTGTCAAAATTTGGACGCCCT GCGAAATTGCGAACTGCTTCTTGGTGGATTCGGTTTTTTGTTCAAAGCAGaatagaagagaatgaagaaGCAATCAAGAAGTTTGAATTAGCTGCAGCTGAAAAACACTATCAATCATCATGCCAGATTTTCCACCTTAAATCATTTATTTAA
- the LOC111911471 gene encoding pathogenesis-related leaf protein 4 produces MESFKLSFTLVCFFTLAILHTINAQNSQQNYLDAHNYGARTQVGVADMIWNATVATYAQNYANQRKADCNLVHSSGPYGENLAIGSGNFTGTAAVNLWVAEKTYYDYATKTCASGHVCGHYTQVVWRNSNQLGCARVQCTNNNWWFVICSYYPRGNIIGQSPY; encoded by the coding sequence ATGGAGTCATTTAAACTCTCATTTACACTTGTTTGTTTCTTTACCCTAGCAATTCTTCACACCATCAATGCCCAAAACTCCCAACAAAATTACTTAGATGCTCACAATTATGGAGCTCGTACCCAAGTGGGTGTCGCTGACATGATATGGAATGCCACTGTGGCTACCTATGCTCAAAACTATGCTAACCAGAGGAAAGCAGACTGCAATCTTGTCCATTCTAGTGGACCTTATGGTGAGAACCTTGCTATTGGTAGTGGTAACTTCACAGGCACTGCAGCAGTGAATTTATGGGTAGCTGAGAAGACTTATTATGATTATGCCACAAAGACTTGTGCCAGTGGACATGTTTGTGGACACTATACTCAAGTGGTGTGGCGTAATTCTAATCAACTTGGGTGTGCAAGGGTTCAGTGCACTAATAATAATTGGTGGTTCGTTATTTGCAGCTATTATCCTCGTGGAAACATCATTGGCCAATCTCCTTACTAG